From the Leptolyngbya sp. O-77 genome, one window contains:
- a CDS encoding DUF4912 domain-containing protein has translation MLRNPETSFTLLVLLVALGGAPGLLGLRWVVPTLAQSTPPEFPLPASVPADTSVNIDGSASMTLINESLKARFEERYPGTRVNLVAGGTDAALQALLAGDLDLVAVGRDLTQAERDQGLVEVPLSREKIAIIVGAGNPFAGDLTFEQFAQIFRGEITDWSQVGGPPGPIRFVDRPVFSDTRQSLSNYSVFQEAPFQTGSNAEQVATDDTAAVVQALGTDGISYAIANQVLNRGDVKIVPMHQTLPTDPRYPFSQPRGYVYRGTPTPPVQAFLGFATSEPGQEVVKEAREQEATAVAPAAPVAPVPATPSPVLDAAPAVVAPPPRSNQPEGLLPWLALLLLGALPFLLGLFRRREAVAPVAPPLRPVPTVAPPRQIPASRIVLTPRNAEDAYAYWEAPEAHKADLKRQGGRDLKLRIYDVTDIDLDRQPAHSVQEYDVAETDQDRHVPIMASDRDYLAEIGYTTSDGRWLKLARSNSVRVPSISAAAEAAPAPVVTPVVPPVVAPIVPPPAVSVSPTVPAPAPTPVEPVIDKSAVDESTVDEPVVATPEPKTPTVPPIAAALGTGATLAAGAAAMAALAKEDDQSAVEAAKFDVGQTDLSAERLADVDTNLPDLPDGYGESRIVLMPRDPQWAYTYWDVPDQHKALLRGQGGQRLALRLYDVTDIDANSQRPHSVQQYDCDELARDWYLPIPVSDRDYLVEIGYLTPDGMWLVLARSNAVRIPPIYPSDWFEDQFITLGWEEDRRGKTFLRLIPPGRRVADTGNPIYDEIFDMAESAEAMRLAGSLYGSMQQVPASVQGSHQMESGAALSSMQASGAAISSYVYSESGAALSSMQASGAAISSFVFSAEMGQWSGKTESGVGLYTESGVGRYTESGVGMSGVGMSGLGRYTESGAGMYTMSGAGLYTESGGALYTMSGVGMYTESGVGRYTESGVGMSGVGMYSMSGVGMSGVGMYSMSGVGMSGVGMYSMSGVGMSGVGMYSMSGVGMSGVGMYSMSGVGMSGVGMYSMSGVGMSGVGMYSMSGVGMSGVGMYSMSGVGMSGVGMGYPGPISYARMSGVGLYTESGVGLYTMSGAGIYSLSGVGVPNFSGIGMSGVGFFGSMPPIRARKFWLVADAELIIYGATEPDASVTIAGRPVKLNPDGTFRFQMSFQDGMLDFPILAVAADGVQTRAVHMRFNRETPERRTNTKDEAMDQPY, from the coding sequence ATGCTGCGAAATCCAGAAACATCTTTTACCCTGCTAGTCCTGCTAGTTGCCCTCGGCGGCGCTCCTGGTTTGCTTGGACTGCGGTGGGTAGTTCCAACGCTGGCACAATCTACGCCGCCAGAATTTCCGCTGCCCGCCAGCGTTCCGGCAGACACCTCCGTTAATATAGACGGCTCTGCCAGCATGACGCTGATTAATGAAAGTCTGAAGGCCCGCTTTGAGGAGCGCTACCCTGGCACCCGGGTCAACCTTGTCGCAGGCGGCACAGACGCGGCGCTACAGGCCTTACTGGCTGGAGATCTGGATCTGGTGGCAGTGGGGCGCGACCTGACCCAGGCAGAGCGGGATCAGGGATTGGTAGAGGTTCCTCTCAGCCGAGAAAAAATTGCCATCATTGTGGGCGCAGGCAACCCCTTTGCAGGCGACCTGACGTTTGAGCAGTTTGCTCAGATTTTCCGGGGTGAAATTACGGATTGGTCGCAGGTTGGTGGGCCGCCTGGGCCAATTCGCTTTGTCGATCGCCCGGTCTTCAGTGACACCCGCCAGTCGCTTAGTAATTATTCAGTATTTCAGGAAGCGCCTTTTCAAACGGGTAGCAATGCTGAACAAGTTGCGACAGACGACACGGCAGCAGTGGTGCAGGCCCTTGGGACGGATGGGATTAGCTACGCGATCGCCAATCAGGTATTGAACCGAGGCGACGTAAAGATCGTGCCCATGCACCAGACCTTGCCCACCGATCCTCGCTATCCCTTTTCGCAGCCAAGGGGCTACGTCTATCGCGGCACACCGACTCCTCCCGTGCAGGCATTTTTAGGATTTGCAACCTCGGAACCCGGTCAAGAAGTGGTAAAAGAGGCGCGTGAACAAGAAGCCACCGCAGTTGCGCCAGCGGCTCCGGTCGCGCCAGTGCCCGCCACCCCCAGTCCCGTGCTGGATGCCGCGCCCGCAGTCGTCGCCCCGCCGCCGAGGAGTAATCAACCCGAAGGGCTGCTGCCCTGGCTGGCGCTGCTGCTGCTAGGAGCTTTGCCTTTCTTGCTAGGGCTATTTCGGCGGCGAGAGGCGGTGGCTCCAGTTGCGCCGCCGCTGCGCCCAGTGCCGACTGTCGCGCCGCCCCGCCAGATTCCTGCCAGCCGGATTGTGCTAACCCCGCGCAATGCCGAAGATGCCTATGCCTATTGGGAAGCGCCAGAGGCTCATAAAGCAGATCTGAAGCGCCAAGGCGGACGCGATTTGAAACTGCGGATCTACGACGTGACGGATATTGACCTCGATCGGCAGCCTGCCCACAGCGTTCAGGAATATGACGTGGCTGAAACTGACCAGGATCGGCATGTGCCCATCATGGCGAGCGATCGCGACTATCTTGCAGAAATTGGCTACACCACCAGCGACGGACGCTGGCTCAAGCTGGCCCGATCCAACTCGGTGCGCGTGCCCAGCATCTCGGCTGCGGCTGAAGCGGCTCCCGCACCTGTCGTAACCCCCGTCGTGCCGCCTGTGGTTGCTCCGATTGTGCCGCCTCCAGCAGTATCCGTTTCTCCGACAGTACCCGCTCCAGCGCCTACCCCAGTGGAACCCGTTATCGATAAATCTGCTGTGGATGAATCTACTGTGGATGAACCTGTTGTAGCAACGCCAGAGCCAAAGACCCCCACTGTGCCGCCGATTGCTGCGGCTTTGGGCACGGGGGCAACGCTGGCAGCAGGGGCGGCTGCGATGGCAGCGCTGGCCAAGGAAGATGACCAGTCTGCTGTTGAAGCGGCAAAGTTTGACGTGGGGCAAACAGATCTGTCGGCTGAGCGGCTGGCGGATGTAGACACGAATCTACCCGATTTGCCTGATGGCTACGGCGAGAGCCGAATTGTGCTGATGCCTCGCGATCCGCAGTGGGCCTACACTTATTGGGATGTGCCCGATCAACACAAGGCACTACTGCGAGGTCAGGGCGGACAGCGGCTGGCGCTGCGGCTATACGACGTGACCGATATTGATGCCAATAGCCAGCGTCCCCACAGTGTGCAGCAGTACGACTGTGACGAGCTAGCCCGCGACTGGTATTTGCCCATTCCGGTGAGCGATCGCGATTATTTGGTTGAAATTGGCTATCTCACACCAGACGGGATGTGGCTGGTTCTGGCAAGATCCAATGCGGTTCGCATTCCGCCAATCTACCCGTCCGACTGGTTTGAGGATCAGTTTATTACGCTGGGTTGGGAGGAAGACCGGCGCGGCAAGACCTTCCTGCGGCTGATTCCACCCGGGCGACGAGTGGCAGACACGGGCAACCCCATCTACGACGAGATTTTTGACATGGCCGAGTCTGCCGAGGCAATGCGTCTGGCAGGTTCGCTCTATGGCTCCATGCAGCAGGTTCCGGCCTCGGTGCAGGGTTCCCATCAGATGGAATCGGGCGCAGCGCTCAGTTCTATGCAGGCCTCTGGGGCAGCCATTAGCAGCTACGTCTACTCAGAATCAGGGGCAGCGCTGAGTTCCATGCAGGCCTCTGGCGCAGCCATTAGCTCATTTGTCTTTTCGGCTGAAATGGGTCAATGGTCGGGGAAAACTGAGTCCGGCGTGGGCCTATACACCGAGTCGGGTGTGGGTCGATATACCGAATCGGGTGTGGGCATGTCCGGCGTGGGCATGTCCGGCTTAGGTCGATACACCGAGTCCGGCGCGGGCATGTATACCATGTCGGGCGCAGGACTTTATACCGAGTCGGGCGGAGCACTTTACACGATGTCGGGTGTGGGCATGTACACCGAATCAGGCGTGGGTCGATATACCGAATCAGGCGTGGGCATGTCCGGCGTGGGCATGTACAGCATGTCGGGTGTGGGCATGTCCGGCGTGGGCATGTACAGCATGTCGGGTGTGGGCATGTCCGGCGTGGGCATGTACAGCATGTCGGGTGTGGGCATGTCCGGCGTGGGCATGTACAGCATGTCGGGTGTGGGCATGTCCGGCGTGGGCATGTACAGCATGTCGGGTGTGGGCATGTCCGGCGTGGGCATGTACAGCATGTCGGGTGTGGGCATGTCCGGCGTGGGCATGTACAGCATGTCGGGTGTGGGCATGTCCGGCGTGGGCATGTACAGCATGTCGGGTGTGGGCATGTCCGGCGTGGGCATGGGCTATCCGGGGCCGATCAGCTATGCACGGATGTCGGGTGTGGGCCTGTACACCGAGTCCGGTGTGGGTCTGTACACTATGTCGGGGGCTGGCATTTACAGTCTGTCAGGGGTTGGGGTGCCCAATTTCTCTGGCATTGGCATGTCTGGGGTGGGCTTCTTTGGTTCCATGCCGCCGATTCGGGCGCGGAAATTCTGGCTGGTGGCAGATGCAGAGCTGATTATCTACGGCGCGACGGAACCAGATGCTTCTGTAACCATTGCTGGGCGACCTGTGAAGCTGAATCCTGACGGTACGTTCCGCTTCCAGATGTCGTTTCAGGATGGCATGTTGGACTTCCCGATTTTGGCGGTGGCGGCGGACGGCGTTCAGACCCGCGCGGTTCACATGCGGTTTAATCGGGAAACACCAGAACGCCGCACTAATACAAAGGACGAGGCGATGGATCAGCCCTACTAG
- a CDS encoding PCP reductase family protein translates to MQVEPISMSSAIAWTPEAEARLKEIPFFVRPAARKKIEKFAEEAGMTQITEEVYEQAKAKFGSK, encoded by the coding sequence ATGCAGGTGGAACCCATTTCTATGAGTAGCGCGATCGCCTGGACTCCTGAAGCCGAGGCCCGTTTGAAGGAAATTCCCTTTTTTGTGCGTCCGGCCGCTCGCAAAAAGATCGAGAAATTTGCTGAAGAGGCCGGCATGACGCAGATCACCGAAGAGGTCTACGAACAGGCCAAAGCAAAGTTTGGCTCGAAGTAG
- the glpX gene encoding class II fructose-bisphosphatase encodes MESTLGLEIIEVVEQAAIASARLMGKGDKNEADRVAVEAMRERMNKIHMRGRIVIGEGERDEAPMLYIGEEVGICTREDAAAFCNPDELLEIDIAVDPCEGTNLCAYGQPGSMAVLAISEKGGLFNAPDFYMNKLAAPPAAKGKVDIRKSPTENLKILAECLDRAIDELVVVVMKRDRHDALIKEIREAGARVRLITDGDVSAAISCAFSGTNIHALMGIGAAPEGVISAAAMRALGGHFQGQLVADPAVVMTKEWANKTLEENIARLKEMNITDPDRVYECEELASGNTVLFAACGITSGTLMEGVRFFKGGARTQSLVISTQSKTARFVDTIHMGDNTKHLQLH; translated from the coding sequence GTGGAAAGTACACTCGGTTTGGAAATTATCGAAGTGGTAGAGCAAGCGGCGATCGCCTCTGCTCGGTTGATGGGCAAGGGGGATAAGAACGAAGCCGACCGGGTCGCTGTAGAAGCCATGCGCGAACGGATGAACAAAATCCATATGCGCGGACGGATCGTGATTGGTGAAGGGGAGCGCGACGAAGCGCCTATGCTCTACATCGGCGAAGAAGTGGGCATCTGCACCCGAGAAGATGCGGCGGCCTTCTGTAACCCCGACGAACTGCTGGAAATCGACATCGCCGTTGACCCCTGTGAGGGCACCAACCTCTGCGCCTACGGTCAGCCCGGTTCGATGGCAGTGCTGGCGATTTCCGAAAAGGGTGGCCTGTTCAACGCGCCCGACTTTTATATGAACAAGCTGGCTGCGCCTCCTGCCGCCAAAGGCAAAGTCGATATCCGCAAGTCTCCGACTGAAAACCTGAAGATCTTGGCAGAATGTCTAGATCGGGCTATTGACGAACTCGTGGTGGTGGTGATGAAGCGCGATCGCCACGACGCGCTGATCAAAGAAATCCGCGAAGCTGGAGCACGTGTCCGCTTGATCACTGATGGCGACGTATCGGCCGCCATCTCCTGCGCCTTTTCAGGAACCAATATCCACGCGCTGATGGGCATTGGCGCTGCGCCCGAAGGCGTAATTTCTGCGGCGGCGATGCGGGCCCTCGGCGGTCACTTCCAAGGGCAACTCGTTGCAGATCCCGCCGTGGTCATGACCAAAGAATGGGCCAACAAGACCCTAGAGGAAAACATCGCCCGCCTCAAGGAAATGAACATCACCGATCCCGATCGGGTGTATGAGTGTGAAGAACTGGCATCGGGCAACACGGTGCTGTTCGCCGCTTGCGGCATCACCTCCGGCACGCTGATGGAAGGCGTGCGCTTCTTTAAGGGTGGCGCACGGACTCAAAGTCTTGTCATCTCCACCCAGTCCAAAACCGCCCGCTTCGTAGACACCATCCACATGGGCGACAACACCAAGCATTTGCAACTGCACTAA